Proteins encoded together in one Penicillium digitatum chromosome 1, complete sequence window:
- a CDS encoding Bactericidal permeability-increasing protein, alpha/beta domain — protein sequence MPSETEPLLPRYEDDTSRQRQLHQKLHSYQMIRAISEGYMPTTEQTIANLRTLLASDILNLRNQDIGRVGRQLVRDSRLWILVFIEFLQQKNSQDQLQEFLWRLARSRVEVDSERVSRQAAHVKARADTKAAYDSFRTVGGLLLTNADFRLFVDDIVTVGRQIFADTAESLAEASKRVAEQIKPSEEEERALQGPGADDGHALSKAEVNEEIANVADVAEEGIAQTSHDAVQSAKEHLSGRERDTLLFRLKQAVLKLRERTDYSDSVATLAQLVARYAKIYADVAENTASVVQEDLEINDDLKRAVDVFWILLRSFGSAEEWDRLQEKFHNVLRHANKDPEFDNLLGEVGISLQDMFTNPKFFDSAPQKLDELKQHSGKVSSETSLRKDVDDFLAQTKRTLRTVPEDPAVSKLIKATKKVYQGAWGAYNDKKADLPADLVNVFFPVLLRAIQYIPIPRLEISAPELDLLLENLILEPGHTVNFSSFLPYRMHLLTRNDIDVIKTHAKRTETLMKTAFTITVQGFNISAEDFGYWFRTHAGFFHLKDEGIASFYLDRRGIDISLDIEVGRGSLEQIFSLRGVRVCIHKLDYTVKRSKWRFLLWLTKPFLKHLVRRVLEKKIAEEIVAATFALNRELVFARERLRAARIANPQDLATFVRAVLARLRPADSDVETRIGFEPLKKGVFQGVYAPGSIVKTWHEEATRAQEAIEDGDETRGLGQTWHNDIFNVAGQH from the exons ATGCCTTCCGAGACCGAACCTCTCCTCCCTCGCTACGAGGATGACACCTCCCGTCAGCGACAACTCCATCAAAAGCTACACAGCTACCAGATGATCCGCGCCATCTCCGAGGGATACATGCCAACTACTGAACAAACCATTGCCAACCTTCGCACTCTCCTAGCTTCCGACATCCTCAACCTGCGTAATCAGGACATCGGCCGCGTCGGTCGCCAGCTAGTACGGGATAGTCGACTGTGGATCCTGGTCTTTATCGAATTTCTGCAACAGAAGAACAGCCAAGACCAGCTCCAGGAATTTCTGTGGCGCCTGGCCCGTTCACGCGTCGAGGTGGATAGCGAGAGGGTTTCGAGACAGGCCGCTCACGTGAAGGCGCGGGCAGACACTAAGGCTG CGTATGACAGCTTTCGCACCGTCGGTGGTCTTCTTCTGACCAATGCTGATTTCCGTCTTTTTGTCGATGACATCGTTACCGTTGGccgccagatcttcgctgATACCGCTGAATCCCTCGCGGAAGCTTCCAAGCGAGTTGCGGAACAAATCAAACCgtccgaggaagaagaacgGGCGCTGCAGGGTCCCGGTGCTGATGACGGGCATGCGCTATCGAAGGCAGAGGTGAACGAGGAAATTGCAAATGTTGCTGATGTGGCCGAGGAAGGGATCGCTCAGACCAGTCATGATGCCGTACAGAGCGCTAAGGAGCACCTGTCGGGCCGAGAGAGAGATACCTTGCTGTTCCGACTAAAGCAGGCAGTTCTGAAGCTCCGGGAGAGAACGGATTACTCTGACTCCGTGGCAACACTTGCTCAGTTGGTAGCACGCTATGCTAAGATCTACGCGGATGTAGCAGAGAACACTGCCTCGGTCGTGCAAGAAGACCTGGAGATCAATGATGACCTCAAGCGGGCGGTCGACGTATTCTGGATTCTTTTACGGTCATTCGGTAGCGCAGAAGAGTGGGATCGGCTGCAGGAGAAGTTTCACAACGTATTGCGCCATGCAAACAAAGATCCCGAGTTTGATAATCTACTCGGAGAAGTCGGAATTTCCTTGCAGGACATGTTCACCAACCCCAAGTTCTTCGACTCAGCACCGCAGAAGCTGGATGAACTCAAACAACACTCCGGCAAAGTGAGCTCAGAGACGAGTCTTCGAAAGGATGTGGATGATTTCCTAGCACAGACCAAACGCACACTTAGAACTGTGCCGGAAGACCCAGCTGTCTCCAAGTTAATCAAGGCCACTAAGAAGGTCTACCAGGGCGCCTGGGGTGCCTACAACGACAAAAAGGCCGACCTCCCCGCAGACTTGGTGAACGTCTTTTTCCCAGTGCTCCTCCGAGCAATCCAATACATCCCAATCCCCCGCCTGGAGATATCTGCTCCAGAACTGGACCTTCTGCTCGAGAACCTAATCCTTGAACCAGGCCACACAGTAAATTTCTCCTCCTTCCTCCCCTACCGCATGCATCTCCTGACACGCAATGACATCGACGTGATAAAAACCCACGCCAAGCGCACAGAAACACTCATGAAAACTGCCTTTACAATCACCGTCCAAGGCTTCAACATCAGCGCCGAAGACTTCGGCTACTGGTTCCGCACGCACGCAGGCTTCTTCCACCTAAAGGACGAAGGCATAGCAAGCTTCTACCTCGACCGCCGCGGTATCGACATCTCCCTAGACATCGAAGTCGGCCGCGGCAGCCTGGAACAGATCTTCTCTTTGCGCGGCGTTCGCGTCTGCATCCACAAACTCGACTACACCGTCAAGCGTAGCAAGTGGAGATTCCTTCTATGGCTGACCAAGCCATTCTTGAAACATCTTGTCCGACGCGtgctggagaagaagatcgcaGAGGAGATTGTTGCAGCTACGTTCGCGCTCAATCGCGAGCTCGTCTTTGCCCGTGAACGACTGCGTGCTGCGCGCATCGCTAACCCACAGGACCTGGCGACTTTTGTGCGGGCTGTCCTCGCCCGCCTTAGACCTGCTGACTCGGATGTTGAGACTAGGATTGGGTTTGAGCCGCTGAAGAAGGGTGTCTTTCAAGGTGTTTATGCTCCCGGCAGTATTGTGAAGACCTGGCATGAGGAGGCCACGCGCGCGCAGGAGGCTATTGAGGATGGGGATGAGACACGTGGGCTTGGTCAAACCTGGCACAATGATATCTTTAATGTTGCCGGGCAACACTGA
- a CDS encoding Heat shock protein DnaJ, N-terminal → MQLLRFLVALAVVLFSVVVIAAEDYYKVLGIAKSASEKDIKRAYRTLSKKYHPDKNPGDDSAREKFVEIADAYDVLSSSTLRKVYDQYGHDGVEQHRKGEAAGGGHDPFDLFSRFFGGGGHSGHAPGHRRGPDMEVRAALPLRDFYNGREINFLVEKQQICDSCEGTGSKDREVVTCDRCAGRGVVIQKHMLAPGMFQQVQMQCDKCHGQGKMIKNPCPICGGNRVVRNQVETSASIEPGMGKGTRLVFENEADESPDWIAGDLIVVLDETAPALGVEEEEKTDGTFFRRKGKDLFWKETLSLREAWMGGWSRNLTHLDGHVVRLGRGRGEVVQPWAVETIAGEGMPHYSEGHLHDHHDENDEAGNLFVEYTVILPDQMESGMEKDFHALWEKWRKKVGVDLAKDSGRPVVPPPAEDKDEL, encoded by the exons ATGCAATTATTACGATTCTTGGTCGCGCTAGCCGTGGTGTTATTCTCCGTCGTTGTAATTGCCGCCGAGGATTACTACAAGGTGCTTGGTATAGCGAAGTCCGCGTCAGAGAAGGACATCAAGCGCGCGTACAGAACACTAAGCAAGAAATACCACCCTGACAAGAATCC CGGCGATGACTCGGCACGCGAGAAATTCGTCGAAATAGCAGACGCCTACGACGTCCTCTCGAGTAGTACGCTGCGCAAAGTATACGACCAATATGGCCACGACGGGGTGGAGCAGCACCGCAAAGGCGAAGCAGCTGGCGGTGGCCACGACCCATTCGACTTGTTCTCACGATTCTTTGGCGGGGGTGGACACTCCGGGCATGCGCCTGGACACCGTCGCGGACCGGATATGGAAGTGCGGGCTGCGCTGCCGCTACGCGATTTCTACAATGGGCGCGAGATCAACTTCCTCGTTGAGAAGCAGCAGATTTGTGATTCATGTGAGGGAACGGGATCCAAGGATCGAGAGGTTGTGACTTGTGATCGGTGCGCTGGACGTGGTGTGGTCATTCAGAAACACATGCTTGCGCCGGGGATGTTCCAGCAGGTGCAGATGCAATGCGATAAGTGTCATGGACAGGGGAAGATGATTAAGAATCCTTGTCCTATCTGTGGGGGGAACCGGGTTGTTCGGAATCAGGTGGAGACCAGTGCTAGTATTGAGCCTGGGATGGGCAAGGGGACTAGGCTTGTTTTTGAGAATGAGGCCGATGAGAGCCCAGACTGGATTGCTGGGGATTTGATTGTTGTTTTGGATGAAACGGCGCCTGCGCTTGgggtggaggaggaagagaagacgGATGGGACGTTCTTCCGACGGAAGGGGAAGGAtcttttctggaaggaaaCTCTTTCGCTGCGCGAGGCGTGGATGGGGGGTTGGAGTCGCAATCTAACGCATCTTGACGGACATGTCGTTCGTCTTGGACGTGGACGTGGTGAGGTTGTGCAACCATGGGCCGTTGAGACGATTGCTGGGGAGGGTATGCCCCACTACTCCGAGGGTCATTTACATGACCACCatgatgagaatgatgaagCGGGCAATTTGTTTGTTGAGTATACTGTTATCCTGCCGGATCAGATGGAGAGCGGGATGGAGAAGGACTTCCATGCTCTTTGGGAGAAGTGGCGCAAGAAGGTTGGAGTTGATTTGGCGAAGGATTCGGGGCGACCGGTTGTgcctccgccggcggaggaTAAGGATGAGTTGTGA